The Arcobacter sp. CECT 8986 genomic interval ACAAAATATATATACATAGTGTAATTATTATAAACTTATTCTGGATTTTTCTCCCTCTCCATGATTTTTATTATCACATTTACTTCTATCCCTTCATATAAACAAAAATCATAATAAATTATAAATATATTTTTTGCTATATTGTTCTTTTAGAACAAGGAATAAAATGGCTCTTTTTTTTATGCTACTTGGTAAAATTATACCCTTATATTTTAATATAGCAATTGGTTATTTATTAACAAAATATTTAAAAGTAAGAAGAGATATAGTTGCTTTTTTGTTAGTATATATTTTAGGGCCTGCTGTAATACTTTTTGCAACACTATCTATAAAAATTGATTTACAAATTGCTTTTTTACCTATTATTGTATTTTTATTTGGAAGCTTTTTAGCTTTTTTTGTATTAATAAAACATAGTAAAAAATGGAATGATTCAAGTATTAATACTTTGGCTTTTACTTGTGGGACAGGAAATACTGGTTATTTTGGTATTCCTTTAGCGATGATACTTTTAGAGCCTCATGTTGTAAATATATTTATTTTTGTAACTTTAGCTTCATTGTTATATGAAAATACAACAGGATTTTTTATAACTGCAAAAGGTGCTTTTTCTGCAAAACAATCAATATTAAAAATACTAAGATTGCCTTTAGTATATGCATTTATTTTAGGTTTAGTATTAAATATTAATGGATTTGAACTACCACAAAAAGTTATTCCTTATTTTGAAAATTTAAAATGGGTATATGGAATATTAGGTATGATGATGTTAGGAATGGGTCTAAAAGGTTTTAATTTAGATGAAGACTTTGATAAAAAGTATATAAAAATAGCCTATTTTTACAAGTTTTTTATTTGGCCATTATTTATGTTAGTGCTTATTTATTTAGATAAAAATATTTTTATGTATTTAAATAGTGATATTTATGATGTTTTATTTATGATGTCTATCGTTCCTTTAGCTGGTAATACTGTAACTTTAGCAATATTATTAAAAGCAAAACCTGAAAAAGCAAGTTTTACTGTATTGTTAAGTAATTTAGTATCTGTTATATATATTCCTTTAACTTTAAGTATTTATCAAGGATTTTAAAATGAAAAAAAGTATATTTATTGTTTTTATTATTGCTCTTTTTAGTGGATGTACTGCACTTCAAGTAGATAATATCTCTATGTGGAATAAAGATTTAAAATTAACAAACAAAGAAGTAACTACAACTTTTCATCCATGTACAACATTCTCTTATTATGTAAAAGATAATAATAAAAAGTATGGAAAGCTATTTATTGAGTATGTTGATTTAAGTTCAGATTGTATGTGGAATGGTTTTGCAAGAGGTTTCTTTGAAGAGTTATTTAAACAAACACAAAAGATCAACAGTATGAAAATAGTAGAGCAATATGATTATGATAATTTTGAATTTACGACTTATTTAATAGATAATAGTAGTTATGTAAATCTTATCTATAATTTTACAACATCAAAATCTATATTTATTTTAGATTATAGTGGTAAGTTATCAAATGAGTATATAAAATCATATAATAAAGATTATGTAAGTAAATATATAAATAAAAAAAGATACTCAAAAGATTATGAAAAAAGTTTAGTAACTATGGGTAATTTTTATAGCTATTTTTCAAGAGATAGTGATTCTTATGTAGGTGATTGATTTGAGTTTATTTTTTATTCTTTTATTGAAAATTACGCCTTTATATATAAATATAATATTAGGGTATTTAAGTGTTAAATTTTTAAATGTAAAAAAAGAATCAATTGCTACTTTGGTTATTTATATAATAACACCATTAGTGGTTTTTTCTTCTACAATTAGTGTACAAATTGATACAAAACTTGCACTATTACCTTTTATGATATATATCTTTTGCTCTTTTACGGCAATAGTTGTATATAGACTCTTTAGAAATCATTGGGCAGATGCAACATCAAATATTTTAGCATTTAATGCAGGAACAGGAAATGCTGGATATTTTGGAATACCTCTTGCTTTACTATTTTTTGATAATCATGTTGTAAATGTTTTTATTTTTGCACAGTTAGCATTTATCTTTTATGGAAATACAACTGGTTTTTATATAACTGCAAAAGGTAACTTTACAGTAAGACAATCACTAAAAAAAGTACTTAGACTACCTGTTATTTATGCTTTCATTTTTGGGCTTGCTTGTAATTTTTATGGATTATCAATTCCCGATGAGTTAATAGTTTATACATCTCAATTTAAAGCAGTATATGGAATTTTAGGTATAATGATACTTGGTATGGGCTTAGTAGGATTAAGACAAAGTGGAGAGTTAGATAAAAAGTTTGTACTTTTAAACTTCTTTTTTAAATTTGTTTATTGGCCTGTATGTGCTTTAATATTTATCTATTTAGATAAAAATCTATTATATATATTTAATGATGAAAATATTTATAAAATTATATTTTTATTTTCAATTGTTCCAGTTGCAAATAATGGCGTGACATTAGCTATAATAAATGGATTAAAACCAGAAAAAGCAATAGTAACTGTACTATTAAGTACAATATTTTCATTGGTTTATATTCCTTGTATGATAGTTTTATATGGTGGTTTCTAATTTTAGATGAGGTTAATAATGAAAAAAATATTTCTTAAAAGTACTATTGTTATTTTACCAATACTTTTTTCAGGATGTTCTATGTCAATGAACTCATTAACAAGTGGTTTTTCAAAACCTAAAAAAGATTTGACTAAAGGTATAGAAGATAATCATATTACAAGAGTTCTTCTCTCTCAATATCGTGAATGGAAAGGTGTTGAGTATAAATATGGTGGAAATTCAAAGGATGGAATTGATTGTTCTGCTTTTATTCAACGAACTTTTTATACAAAACTACATAAAAAATTGCCAAGAACTACATATTATCAATCTAGATTAGGAAAAGCTGTAAAGAAAAAAGATGCAAAAGCTGGTGATTTAGTCTTTTTTAAAACAGGAAGAAAAAGTAGACATGTTGGAATTTATTTAGATGATGGAAAGTTCTTACATGTTTCTACAAGTAAAGGTGTAATAATCTCAACTTTAGATAATGTATATTTTAAAAGACACTTTTGGAAAATAAAAAGAGTCTTAGAGGATAATTAAAACCCTCTAAGTGTTACACCTAAATATATTGCAACAATTCCCAATAGAATATTTAATGGAATAAAGTATTTAGCAATAGGAGCTAATTGTTTTTTACAATTAGCAAAGTCATTGTTATCAAAATATTTTTGTGCTTTATTTCTTTTCATATAAATAGTAATAAATACTATTGTCATAATA includes:
- a CDS encoding AEC family transporter — translated: MALFFMLLGKIIPLYFNIAIGYLLTKYLKVRRDIVAFLLVYILGPAVILFATLSIKIDLQIAFLPIIVFLFGSFLAFFVLIKHSKKWNDSSINTLAFTCGTGNTGYFGIPLAMILLEPHVVNIFIFVTLASLLYENTTGFFITAKGAFSAKQSILKILRLPLVYAFILGLVLNINGFELPQKVIPYFENLKWVYGILGMMMLGMGLKGFNLDEDFDKKYIKIAYFYKFFIWPLFMLVLIYLDKNIFMYLNSDIYDVLFMMSIVPLAGNTVTLAILLKAKPEKASFTVLLSNLVSVIYIPLTLSIYQGF
- a CDS encoding AEC family transporter, whose translation is MIDLSLFFILLLKITPLYINIILGYLSVKFLNVKKESIATLVIYIITPLVVFSSTISVQIDTKLALLPFMIYIFCSFTAIVVYRLFRNHWADATSNILAFNAGTGNAGYFGIPLALLFFDNHVVNVFIFAQLAFIFYGNTTGFYITAKGNFTVRQSLKKVLRLPVIYAFIFGLACNFYGLSIPDELIVYTSQFKAVYGILGIMILGMGLVGLRQSGELDKKFVLLNFFFKFVYWPVCALIFIYLDKNLLYIFNDENIYKIIFLFSIVPVANNGVTLAIINGLKPEKAIVTVLLSTIFSLVYIPCMIVLYGGF
- a CDS encoding NlpC/P60 family protein, translated to MKKIFLKSTIVILPILFSGCSMSMNSLTSGFSKPKKDLTKGIEDNHITRVLLSQYREWKGVEYKYGGNSKDGIDCSAFIQRTFYTKLHKKLPRTTYYQSRLGKAVKKKDAKAGDLVFFKTGRKSRHVGIYLDDGKFLHVSTSKGVIISTLDNVYFKRHFWKIKRVLEDN